A portion of the Lolium rigidum isolate FL_2022 chromosome 1, APGP_CSIRO_Lrig_0.1, whole genome shotgun sequence genome contains these proteins:
- the LOC124669161 gene encoding early nodulin-93-like, with the protein MSTVTRAYLDQRLAVAKRCSREAAMAGAKAAAVATVAAAIPTLASVRMLPWAKAHLNPAGQALIISTVAGMAYFIVADKTILSMARKHSFEDAPDHLKNTSFQ; encoded by the exons ATGTCTACGGTGACCCGCGCCTACCTCGACCAGAGGCTCGCCGTCGCAAAGCGCTGCTCCAGAG AGGCCGCCATGGCAGGAGCAAAGGCCGcggccgtcgccaccgtcgcagccGCAATCCCCACC CTGGCGAGCGTGAGGATGCTGCCGTGGGCGAAGGCGCACCTGAACCCCGCCGGCCAGGCCCTCATCATCTCCACCGTCGCCGGGATGGCATACTTCATCGTCGCCGACAAGACCATCCTGTCCATGGCCAGGAAGCACTCGTTTGAGGACGCGCCGGACCATCTCAAGAACACCTCCTTCCAGTAA
- the LOC124705205 gene encoding uncharacterized protein LOC124705205 has translation MLSSSFTIKGCTSICGRISRSFFEKLSVKIRISNNIQILRLPTTVLDHLSLPESVPEPAHQLIPGLKANDPRFTLKTISRRKMSSTTVTRAYLDHKLALAKRCSREATLAGAKAAAVATVASAVPTLASVRMLPWAKANLNPTGQALIVCTVAGMAYFVAADKKILALARRHSYEQAPDHLKDTSFPGAAARRRPAFFRP, from the exons ATGCTCAGTAGTAGTTTCACGATCAAGGGCTGCACCAGCATATGTGGTAGG ATCTCTAGGTCCTTCTTTGAAAAGCTTTCTGTAAAGATTAGGATCTCCAACAACATCCAAATCCTGCGGCTCCCTACCACAGTTTTGGATCACTTATCGCTCCCAGAAAGCGTGCCAGAGCCCGCCCACCAACTCATTCCTGGACTCAAAGCGAATGACCCACGGTTTACACTCaaaacc ATCTCACGAAGGAAGATGTCATCGACGACGGTCACCCGTGCCTACCTCGACCACAAGCTCGCCCTCGCCAAACGCTGCTCCAGGG AGGCAACGCTCGCCGGAGCAAAGGCAGCCGCAGTCGCCACGGTCGCATCTGCAGTCCCGACG TTAGCGAGCGTGAGGATGCTGCCCTGGGCCAAGGCGAACCTGAACCCCACCGGGCAGGCCCTCATCGTCTGCACCGTCGCCGGGATGGCCTACTTCGTCGCCGCCGACAAGAAGATCCTGGCGCTGGCGAGGAGGCACTCGTACGAGCAGGCCCCCGACCACCTGAAGGACACCTCCTTCCCTGGCGCTGCTGCTCGTCGCCGTCCAGCATTCTTCAGGCCATGA